The Acropora palmata chromosome 10, jaAcrPala1.3, whole genome shotgun sequence genome contains a region encoding:
- the LOC141894608 gene encoding uncharacterized protein LOC141894608 — MAVNGCKPEHTLFCPENCAVKHNEMIMALCAISDDSRKPPDLGALKVALYSHLQTGWNAQSSVPDALTEFQFPLVHWACVLGRTQVLSWLLSKMKFKAFVVAERTGESGLHRALRLLHRVRSRDTTPRSVDFICSKFSLVLYSLTEQDPSGLFLKDKVQGNSAFHVCALCISQQQAVSGELEYYENCMKNLLIRVSSLQTMERLPKDALHMAVNERNDLGETVLHILARSNISAKTVKYLLSDYREIVNKSTKNSEGKTPLDIAQDHKAYLIERELGEEIAERLVRSHPDLYQLFTEDTQQVSSSGSCFDEETDSVSRQKRLQADGFKGYSLRLSSLVTRDGFYRDSASKGRTSDDNFSQSDSGCPLSLLDPMLVSYPEISASTTDSSAAGDNSNSLVISHSVPTNDTAEQESCFPVDLVEKSVVIDLEEDETDDEQLTCGTAVVNCVADGGSLSSTAAQIYISSDSLSESSPLSQSVLSLEESEDVPESARACATLQDGDTCSLLSESSIGRENGECSSLLRVIRQESDVASILVARLQDKKEQNRMELRLAQRDLTTKQKKEGQANCILVQLRAERENILAQMNNLKKRREELMEELKNTEKNISHLQEESLRLQSSVDEQVRITDTVKTERQKASEACVSLKRKFTEYSEALSDICFPSEGQIAKKERKDDA, encoded by the coding sequence ATGGCTGTGAACGGTTGCAAACCCGAACACACGTTGTTTTGTCCAGAAAACTGCGCAGTGAAACACAACGAAATGATCATGGCATTATGTGCCATAAGTGATGACAGCAGAAAGCCACCAGATTTAGGGGCTCTGAAAGTGGCCCTTTATTCCCACTTGCAAACAGGATGGAATGCGCAGAGCAGTGTACCTGACGCTTTGACAGAGTTCCAATTTCCTCTGGTCCATTGGGCATGCGTGTTAGGTAGAACTCAAGTTCTTAGCTGGCTTCTATCAAAGATGAAATTCAAAGCTTTTGTTGTTGCGGAGCGAACCGGTGAGAGTGGTCTGCATCGAGCTTTAAGACTCCTGCATCGAGTGAGGAGTCGCGATACGACGCCGAGGTCAGTTGACTTCATTTGCAGCAAGTTCAGCTTGGTGTTGTACTCGCTGACAGAGCAGGATCCGAGTGGATTGTTCTTGAAGGACAAGGTCCAAGGCAACTCGGCTTTTCACGTGTGTGCGTTATGTATCAGCCAACAACAAGCAGTGAGCGGTGAATTAGAGTACTATGAAAATTGCATGAAAAATTTGCTGATTCGTGTATCAAGCCTTCAGACCATGGAGAGGTTGCCCAAAGACGCGCTGCATATGGCAGTTAATGAGAGAAATGATCTTGGGGAAACCGTTCTCCATATACTTGCTCGGAGTAACATCTCAGCCAAGACCGTCAAGTATCTTTTGTCAGATTACAGAGAGATCGTCAACAAGTCTACAAAGAACAGTGAAGGTAAAACCCCGTTGGACATCGCTCAAGACCATAAAGCATATCTGATCGAGAGAGAATTGGGTGAGGAAATAGCAGAACGGCTGGTAAGATCTCATCCCGACTTGTACCAACTGTTCACCGAGGATACGCAGCAAGTTTCAAGCAGTGGCTCGTGCTTCGATGAAGAAACTGACAGCGTATCAAGGCAAAAGAGGCTCCAAGCGGATGGCTTTAAGGGATATTCACTTCGTTTAAGTAGCCTTGTAACCAGAGATGGATTTTACCGTGATTCGGCGTCGAAAGGGAGAACCTCAGATGACAATTTCTCGCAGAGTGACTCGGGGTGTCCCCTCTCTCTTCTCGATCCCATGCTGGTTTCTTATCCGGAGATTTCTGCGTCAACGACAGACAGCAGTGCTGCTGGTGATAATTCTAATTCTCTTGTTATCTCGCATAGCGTGCCGACAAATGATACTGCGGAGCAGGAGAGCTGCTTTCCTGTCGACCTTGTGGAGAAGAGCGTTGTTATTGATTTGGAGGAAGACGAAACAGATGATGAGCAGCTCACTTGTGGGACCGCTGTGGTGAATTGTGTTGCCGATGGCGGTTCCTTATCCTCAACGGCAGCTCAAATTTACATTTCGAGTGATTCATTGTCCGAAAGTTCTCCGTTGTCTCAATCTGTGTTATCATTGGAGGAAAGTGAGGATGTCCCGGAGAGTGCACGTGCTTGTGCGACATTACAGGATGGCGACACGTGCAGTCTTCTTTCGGAGTCGTCGATAGGGCGTGAGAATGGTGAGTGTAGCTCTCTTTTGAGAGTCATTCGTCAAGAGAGTGACGTTGCAAGTATTTTGGTTGCAAGGCTTCAGGATAAAAAGGAGCAAAATCGGATGGAGTTACGACTGGCTCAGAGAGACCTTACgaccaaacaaaagaaagaagggcAGGCAAACTGTATTCTAGTACAGCTTAGAGCTGAACGAGAGAACATACTTGCGCAGATGAACAATTTAAAGAAGAGAAGAGAGGAGTTGATGGAAGAGCTGAAAAACACTGAGAAAAACATTAGTCATCTGCAAGAGGAGTCACTGCGGCTGCAATCAAGCGTTGATGAACAAGTTCGAATAACTGACACAGTCAAGACAGAAAGACAAAAGGCGAGCGAAGCTTGTGTTTCTTTAAAACGAAAATTCACCGAATACAGCGAAGCTTTGAGCGATATTTGTTTTCCCTCTGAGGGGCAAATTGCTAAAAAGGAGCGCAAAGACGATGCGTGA
- the LOC141894084 gene encoding uncharacterized protein LOC141894084, whose translation MALDTTDMGATISTPPNKSSFVVHTKRGSGPRFTITTLHISCHSDPYRGRSFKYGGIIIYGRNDQGNWSTNNNTRCISGYFVIMQTDTTDFKELKRKWCEEPGQVHGVIYRKAFGESCNDVKVVGEGFGIMDGEFQTSSGAFNPSHGDDYHDSSWEMHPDSKECVKKVVEYWKNAGSNFLRCQNHPVKDLLG comes from the coding sequence atggcgCTAGACACAACTGACATGGGAGCTACGATAAGTACTCCGCCTAATAAAAGCTCGTTCGTTGTTCACACCAAACGTGGCTCTGGCCCGAGATTTACCATAACAACCCTTCACATTTCGTGCCATTCAGACCCATATCGCGGAAGAAGCTTCAAGTATGGCGGAATTATTATTTACGGGCGCAACGATCAGGGAAATTGGTCCACCAACAACAATACAAGGTGCATAAGTGggtattttgttattatgcAAACCGACACCACTGATTTCAAAGAGCTAAAGAGAAAATGGTGTGAGGAACCGGGGCAAGTTCACGGCGTCATTTACAGAAAAGCGTTCGGAGAGTCTTGCAATGACGTGAAAGTGGTCGGAGAGGGATTTGGAATCATGGATGGTGAGTTCCAAACCTCGTCAGGGGCCTTCAACCCATCCCACGGCGACGACTACCATGATAGCAGCTGGGAAATGCATCCCGATTCCAAAGAATGTGTGAAGAAAGTGGttgaatattggaaaaatgccGGAAGTAACTTCCTTCGCTGTCAGAATCATCCTGTTAAAGATTTATTGGGCTAG
- the LOC141894083 gene encoding LOW QUALITY PROTEIN: 3-oxoacyl-[acyl-carrier-protein] reductase-like (The sequence of the model RefSeq protein was modified relative to this genomic sequence to represent the inferred CDS: deleted 1 base in 1 codon) encodes MVFRFHTKVCAVFGGSRGIGKAISELLAVRGGNVAVISRYQDHTNECVDHLRALTSREQHLGLSCDVSCFTSVQNTVKQVQQTLGHLSVLVNAAGTNFDSLLLRCNLKQKEDTINTNLFGAIYTSQAALKDMLKEREGVIINIGSVVGVKGNTGQCVYAASKSGLVGLTKSLAKEVASRNVRVNMVAPGLITTDMTLDLRKQKPGIESLIPLGRYGQACEVAEAVCFLLESTYMTGQVLLIDGGLSLSL; translated from the exons ATGGTTTTTAGATTTCATACAAAGGTGTGTGCAGTATTTGGAGGCTCTCGAGGAATTGGCAAAGCCATAAGTGAGTTACTGGCAGTTCGGGGTGGAAATGTAGCAGTAATTTCGAGATATCAGGACCATACAAATGAGTGTGTGGACCATCTGCGAGCTCTTACTTCACGTGAACAGCATTTGGGTCTGAGTTGCGATGTCAGTTGTTTCACATCAGTTCAGAACACCGTAAAACAAGTCCAACAAACTCTCGGACACCTCAGTGTACTTGTCAACGCTGCCGGGACTAATTTCGACAGCTTACTCCTAAGATGCAacctc aaacaaaaagaggacACTATAAACACGAATTTATTTGGAGCGATTTACACATCTCAAGCTGCGCTTAAAGACATgttgaaagaaagagaagggGTAATAATTAACATTGGAAGTGTTGTGGGAGTAAAAGGAAATACAGGGCAGTGTGTGTATGCTGCATCTAAATCAG GCCTTGTGGGTTTGACGAAATCACTAGCAAAAGAAGTGGCATCAAGAAATGTCCGAGTCAACATGGTTGCACCAGGATTGATTACGACAGATATGACATTGGAtttaaggaaacaaaaaccagGAATAGAGTCTTTGATACCTCTTGGAAGATATGGACAAGCTTGTGAGGTTGCAGAggctgtttgttttcttcttgagTCAACTTATATGACAGGGCAG GTTCTGTTGATAGATGGAGGACTTTCACTATCTCTGTGA